A section of the Roseivirga sp. BDSF3-8 genome encodes:
- a CDS encoding HAD family hydrolase, giving the protein MDSYELLACDIDGTLLDKEKNVSQATVDAFAELKKAGKQIVLISARMPKAIRYLQKDLLILQSPLIAYNGGLTFLSGEEPAAIHEEGLPPALTEQIAGLLKGTEVQPGLYSADEWYVQKSDRLVEKEIFNTKTEPDMDLPAAVLRRWEQRGQKVHKVMLMGSAEDMKKVDQRMKDSTLQGFEVYRSKDVMFEITSSATSKENALKTLCDKLGVPLSKVVAIGDNDNDIGMIQAAGCGVAVENAKDKLKEVADMITDKNTEDGVAKAIRKLFF; this is encoded by the coding sequence ATGGATAGCTATGAATTACTTGCCTGTGATATAGATGGTACTTTGCTGGATAAGGAGAAAAATGTGAGCCAGGCCACGGTAGATGCTTTTGCGGAGCTAAAAAAGGCCGGAAAACAGATAGTGCTTATTTCGGCCAGAATGCCCAAGGCCATTCGCTACCTTCAGAAAGACCTGTTAATCCTGCAAAGCCCCCTAATTGCTTATAACGGAGGCCTTACGTTTCTTAGCGGAGAAGAGCCAGCAGCTATTCATGAAGAAGGGCTGCCCCCTGCTCTTACCGAGCAGATAGCCGGGTTGCTAAAGGGTACAGAGGTACAGCCAGGCTTATATTCTGCAGACGAATGGTATGTGCAGAAAAGCGACAGGCTGGTTGAGAAAGAGATATTTAATACAAAGACTGAGCCTGATATGGACTTGCCTGCTGCCGTTCTCAGAAGGTGGGAACAACGGGGACAAAAAGTACATAAGGTAATGCTGATGGGGTCAGCAGAAGATATGAAAAAGGTAGACCAGCGCATGAAAGATTCAACCCTTCAGGGATTTGAAGTATATCGTAGCAAGGATGTTATGTTTGAAATCACCTCATCTGCCACCAGTAAGGAGAATGCTCTTAAAACGCTTTGTGATAAACTGGGAGTACCTTTGTCAAAGGTAGTAGCTATCGGTGATAATGATAACGATATAGGTATGATTCAGGCAGCCGGCTGTGGGGTTGCGGTAGAAAATGCCAAAGATAAACTTAAGGAAGTAGCAGATATGATAACGGATAAAAACACGGAAGATGGTGTGGCTAAAGCCATACGCAAACTGTTTTTCTAA
- a CDS encoding porin family protein has translation MKMRALCLLAGLLGLASLSAYGQNCEQKLREAQLTYEKGRIDQVPTLLEGCLNSGFTKDQQIAAYKLLVLNYLYYNEKKKAEEAMTFFLKLNPEYKVQEGIDPPEFINLFNSFRTWPVFLYSPRIGINMPYIQETRRYSVDNDFEYNGNYSSTIGYQGGIVMEIPYKKLSVEPGVFFTVTNYTFSDKLLDYADVNFEESQTSVNLPVVIRYRFGENRIKPFIGAGGGVRYLLGASGSIIRNDSVDVELTNREVPRSDLDLSEQRNTFGFYAIGSAGVQIKSKRSTGLWNVDVQLQYGLSDIVNGENRTADPSLMYSYGYIDNDFRMHSISINIAYSIPVYKPKLLNKKE, from the coding sequence ATGAAAATGAGAGCTTTGTGCCTCCTGGCCGGTCTCCTTGGCTTAGCAAGTCTGAGTGCTTACGGACAAAACTGTGAGCAAAAGCTACGAGAGGCACAGCTAACCTATGAGAAGGGACGGATTGACCAGGTTCCTACTTTACTTGAGGGGTGTTTGAATTCAGGCTTCACGAAGGATCAGCAAATTGCTGCCTACAAGCTATTGGTGCTTAATTACCTCTATTACAATGAGAAGAAGAAGGCCGAAGAAGCCATGACTTTTTTCCTGAAGCTGAACCCGGAGTATAAAGTTCAGGAAGGAATAGACCCTCCGGAATTCATTAATCTGTTCAACTCATTCCGTACATGGCCTGTATTTCTTTACAGCCCTCGGATAGGCATCAATATGCCGTATATTCAGGAAACGAGGCGATATAGCGTTGACAATGATTTTGAATATAATGGAAATTATAGTTCAACTATAGGTTACCAGGGGGGCATCGTCATGGAAATCCCTTACAAAAAGCTTTCAGTTGAGCCAGGTGTATTCTTTACGGTGACTAATTACACCTTTTCTGATAAGCTTTTAGACTATGCAGACGTAAATTTTGAAGAGTCACAGACTTCGGTCAACCTGCCGGTGGTAATCCGATACAGATTTGGAGAGAACCGCATCAAGCCATTTATCGGCGCGGGTGGTGGTGTCCGGTATCTGCTGGGGGCAAGCGGATCTATTATCAGGAATGATAGTGTGGATGTGGAACTAACTAACCGTGAGGTACCCAGATCGGATCTGGATCTTAGTGAGCAGCGAAATACCTTCGGGTTTTATGCCATAGGATCAGCGGGCGTTCAGATCAAGAGTAAACGTTCTACCGGACTTTGGAACGTGGATGTTCAGTTACAATACGGGCTTAGCGATATAGTGAATGGAGAAAACCGCACAGCCGATCCATCCCTCATGTATTCATACGGCTATATAGATAATGACTTCCGGATGCATAGCATCAGTATCAACATAGCCTATAGCATCCCAGTATATAAACCTAAACTTTTGAACAAAAAGGAATGA
- a CDS encoding medium chain dehydrogenase/reductase family protein, translated as MAIDDMRFAYRVTKAGTLKNLKLKEEKMPKPQPGEVLVKVAAIGLNFADIFAIKGLYSATPDGAFVPGLEYAGTIISTGEGVKHLKPGDKVMGVTRFGGYATHITIDARYVTHLPVNWSPEEGAAFPVQALTAYYALFELGNLQKGMSVLIHSAAGGVGIFAGRMAREAGAYTIGTIGSAKKVEVLEREGYEKIIVRDKDFPQKLNEALRGRELQVVLECIGGRIFKQSLEALDPMGRLVTYGSASFATHGNRPNYLKLIWKYLFRPKVDPMKLPTSNKSVMGFNLIWLYEKAELMHELMEKIGEMNIGKPFVGQTYDFTSLPEAVTALQSGQTVGKVIVIT; from the coding sequence ATGGCTATAGATGATATGAGGTTTGCCTACCGGGTAACAAAAGCAGGAACACTAAAAAACCTGAAACTAAAAGAAGAAAAAATGCCCAAGCCACAACCTGGAGAGGTACTGGTGAAAGTGGCTGCCATTGGACTTAATTTCGCTGACATATTTGCTATAAAAGGTCTGTATAGCGCTACTCCGGACGGGGCATTTGTTCCCGGGCTGGAATATGCGGGCACCATTATAAGCACCGGAGAAGGGGTGAAGCACCTGAAACCCGGAGATAAAGTAATGGGAGTTACCCGATTTGGCGGTTACGCCACCCATATCACTATTGACGCCAGGTATGTGACTCATCTTCCTGTAAACTGGTCTCCTGAGGAGGGGGCTGCCTTTCCTGTCCAGGCCCTTACTGCTTACTATGCTCTTTTCGAATTAGGAAATCTACAAAAAGGCATGAGTGTACTTATCCATAGTGCTGCTGGTGGAGTGGGGATTTTTGCAGGTCGCATGGCACGGGAAGCAGGTGCTTATACTATCGGCACCATTGGTTCTGCTAAGAAGGTGGAAGTACTGGAAAGGGAAGGCTACGAAAAAATAATCGTTAGAGACAAAGACTTTCCGCAAAAACTTAATGAGGCCCTCAGAGGGAGGGAACTACAGGTAGTCCTGGAGTGCATAGGAGGGAGGATTTTTAAACAAAGCCTGGAGGCCCTCGACCCTATGGGTCGGCTGGTAACTTATGGTTCTGCAAGCTTTGCAACTCATGGAAACAGGCCAAATTATCTAAAATTGATATGGAAATACCTCTTCAGACCAAAGGTAGACCCAATGAAACTACCTACTTCCAACAAGAGCGTCATGGGATTCAATCTCATATGGTTATATGAAAAGGCGGAACTTATGCACGAACTCATGGAAAAAATAGGGGAAATGAATATCGGTAAGCCATTTGTTGGCCAAACTTATGACTTTACCTCATTACCTGAGGCAGTGACGGCTTTGCAGTCCGGACAGACAGTTGGAAAAGTTATAGTAATTACCTGA
- a CDS encoding acyl-[acyl-carrier-protein] thioesterase has protein sequence MKDHGNTNYTHTFEIRPLETDNQGVLKPGVLTDMIQQAAWVHAEKLGVGTPLLIEKGYTWVLNRLQLTIDSLPEYPGQVVIKTWPSGHERLFTFRNFIVYDKENKVCATASSAWMIVDLNRKRAALPPDFIKAALPEESDADNKSLYTEKLSEPQNPQSEAIIHVRRQDIDINDHVNNNIIIQWLYECLDMPGNLKHLDIMFKAECKFGDKLLSEAEADSSGYLHHIVRPADGKVIGVGRTTWN, from the coding sequence ATGAAAGACCACGGGAATACCAACTACACACATACGTTTGAGATCCGTCCACTAGAGACAGACAACCAAGGCGTGCTTAAACCCGGGGTACTGACTGATATGATCCAACAGGCTGCGTGGGTGCATGCAGAGAAGCTTGGCGTTGGGACACCCCTGCTGATTGAAAAAGGGTATACCTGGGTATTGAACAGACTCCAGCTAACTATAGATTCCCTTCCTGAGTATCCGGGACAGGTAGTAATAAAAACCTGGCCATCCGGTCATGAAAGGCTTTTTACTTTCAGGAATTTTATTGTGTATGATAAGGAGAACAAGGTCTGCGCCACTGCCAGTAGTGCCTGGATGATAGTAGATCTTAATAGAAAGCGCGCTGCCCTTCCCCCTGATTTTATTAAGGCTGCCTTACCTGAGGAAAGTGATGCTGATAACAAAAGCCTGTATACAGAAAAGCTATCGGAACCTCAAAATCCTCAATCAGAAGCCATAATTCACGTGAGGAGGCAAGATATTGATATCAATGATCACGTAAATAACAATATAATCATTCAGTGGCTGTATGAATGCCTGGACATGCCAGGTAATCTAAAGCATCTTGACATCATGTTTAAAGCTGAATGCAAATTCGGGGATAAGTTACTAAGTGAGGCAGAGGCTGACAGTTCCGGCTACCTGCACCACATAGTCCGGCCTGCTGATGGTAAGGTTATTGGAGTGGGGCGTACAACCTGGAATTAG